In the Drosophila teissieri strain GT53w chromosome 3R, Prin_Dtei_1.1, whole genome shotgun sequence genome, CCAAATACTTTATAATTAATGCTAAAAAATATGAATCTCCACGAACCATTTCTTACATCATTCCAAAAAAGATGAGAAGAAAATAATTAGCAGTACAATACACCATTGGCGTCATTCGGGAAATAAGTCACCATAAAAGTtaagtaaatgtaaaaatgtgaTTATAAATTACAATATCATTTCAGAGATCCCGCCAGTCCCGTTTCCCGCACTGGAAAATCGATGAGCGAGCAGGATGTCTATGCCGAGCTACCCCAGAATGCCGATGAGCGTACTGGTCGTCTAGTGGATCTGGCCGTCTCTAGCGCCGCCGATTTCCTGAGCACACACAACCTGGAGTTCAAGCTGCCCGCTGAGACCACCCAGCAGGTGGCTCGTGCCCTCGATGAAGGTGGGTTTTGAGTtggaatatattatataacaTAGTTACATAACATCAAATCACAGGTCGTGGCAAGATCAAGAAGATGCTGGGACCCGTGGCTCTGGCCATTGGCGCAAAGCTGTTCGCCGTCATTCCCCTGGTGCTCGGTTTCCTGGCCCTGCTGACGTTCAAGGCCGTGATCGTGGCCAAGCTGGCCTTTTTCCTGGCCATCTTGGTCGGCGGCTCCCGCCTGCTGAGCGGATTTGGCAACAAGTTTGGAGGAAACTCCTTCGCCGGAGCCTACAACTCAAACGCCTGGTCCGCTCCCGCCAGCGCCGGATGGAGCTCGGGAGCCTCCTCGTCCTATCCCTATGCCCGCAGCATTAGCGAAGATGGGTCCGATGCCCAGCAGTTAGCCTACgccggccagcagcagcagtagaagcGGCTGGGAGACAGCTCCAACAGATGTGCCTTCGTTTTGAAACCTTTAGTCTGTAGTAATTTATTCGAAATGTAATTAACTAATTTATTGACACACCACGCACACAGCACCCGCAAGTCAAGTCGAATGTTTGAATAAAACCAAGAGCATTGCACccgaaaaaacacaacaaaatataatcCGCAAATCCATGCACGTGGGTAGTTCTTACCTGTGGCCAGAGactttcccagtttcccagggCTTAATTGAAATACTGACAGACCCCAAAACAAATATGTGGAACTTTGCTTACTGGGCGGCAACAAGTTTGcggctggcaattaaaacttGTGGCAGGTTCTGTTGCtgaacaccaaaaaaaaacccaaaagaaTACAGAAAAACGTCGAAAAAAATAACTGATAAGCTGGGGATTTAGTATTTGGCAAGTTTGTGGCCTGCTCATAATTGGAGTTTCTAGTGGCCATGTGACGGCCGCTCGGCATGTTAATTGTTTGACAGAAACTTTCTACTTATGCTCATAAAAGTGTCACATGCTGAATTGAAAAGAGATATATGCGGCGATGTGCTACAATTCAGCTTTCTTTCGCAGGAAGATTTAGAAGcaattgaaatagaaaacaagcCACGAACGCCATTTGACAATAGGAGAATGAAATCGAAAGCGTTGAAAGCAACATAGTAACTAACTGGGCCAAACTGTGCATTAAGTCACCACCGGCGGGGCATACCAAATACGGGTGGGTCTCAAAGATCCACTACTATAATCTCCTCTCCACCGCGAGC is a window encoding:
- the LOC122620551 gene encoding uncharacterized protein LOC122620551; translated protein: MKVFALACVTLLAASCAFAAPSVQDNRVEGDNTLGRAARYLGACLESDDMATCLAVKGITALNRAARSNNIELASGVTFQRDPASPVSRTGKSMSEQDVYAELPQNADERTGRLVDLAVSSAADFLSTHNLEFKLPAETTQQVARALDEGRGKIKKMLGPVALAIGAKLFAVIPLVLGFLALLTFKAVIVAKLAFFLAILVGGSRLLSGFGNKFGGNSFAGAYNSNAWSAPASAGWSSGASSSYPYARSISEDGSDAQQLAYAGQQQQ